Genomic segment of Dehalogenimonas alkenigignens:
GGGCGGCGGGGCGGAGTGTTAGGGACGAAGATATTATGTAGAGTGATTGGCAGTACAGTCAGACGCTGATAAACAATCAGATACAGGTCGGATCGGATTGCCACGGACTTGCCCTTCAAGGCAAGTCCTCGCAAAGACAGGCTAGAAAGACGCCGGGTGGTGCCCTCACCCTACCCTCTCCCGCGAGGCCGCGGGAGAGGAGTTGCCTACTCTTTGCCGCGCTGGAGGTTATCCAGGAACTCCACGTTGTTGCGGGATTTCTTGAGCTTGTCCAGGACGCGCTCGGTGACCTCGGCGAAGTGGGTGGCGTCATCGGCGATGAGGGCGACCATACGGCGCAGCAGCTGCACCTGGCGGAAGGTGGTGTCCGACATCAAAAGCTCCTCGCGGCGGGTGCCGGAGCGGGGAATGTCGAAGGCGGGGAAAATCCTGCGCTCGGCCAGGCGGCGGTCGAGGTGGAGCTCCATGTTGCCGGTGCCCTTGAATTCTTCATATATAAGATCGTCCATGCGCGAGCCGGTGTCCACCAGGCAGGTGGCGATGATGGTCAGCGAACCGCCCTCGGCGGTGTTGCGCGCGGCGCCGAAGAACTTCTTGGCCGGGTGCAGGGCGACCGGGTCGAGGCCGCCGGACAGAGTGCGGCCTGACGGCGGCATGGCCAGGTTGTAGGCGCGGGTGAGGCGGGTGATGCCGTCAAGGAGGATGAGCACATCCTTGCCGGACTCCACCATGCGCTTGGCGCGCTCAAGGGCCAGCTCGGCGACGCGGGTCTGGTTCTCCACCGCCTCGTCGAAGGTGGCGGCCATGACCTCGCCCTTCACGGAGCGGCGCATATCGGTGACCTCTTCCGGCCGCTCGCCGATGAGGACGACCATCAGGTGGATATCGTTATAGTTGCCGGTGGCGGCGTTGGCGATGTTTTTGAGGAGCATCGTCTTGCCGGCTTTAGGCGGGGAGACGATCATGCCGCGCTGGCCGCGGCCGATGGGGGCGATGAGATTGATGAGGCGGGTCGAAAGCTGGAGGGGTTCGATCTCCAGGTTGATCATCTTGTCCGGGAAGGTCGGCGTCAAGGAGCCGAAGTGCGGCCGCTGCTTGGCGACGTCCGGGTTGAGATCGTTGATGGCCTCGACCCGGAGCAGCGAATAGTACTTTTCACCCGGCTTGGCGTGCCGCGACTGGCCGATGATCATATCGCCGGTCCGCAGGCCGAAGCGGCGGATCTGGGACTGGGAGATGTAAATGTCCGAGTTTGACGGCAGGAGAGAAGCCTGGCGCAGGAAGCCGTAGCCGTCCGGCATGATCTCCAGGATGCCGGAGCAGAAGATGTTGCCCTGCTGCTCGGTGGAGGCCTGCAGCAGCCGCAGCACGATCTCCTGCTTTTTGGCGCCGGTGACGCCGGTGAGCTTCATCCGCTTGGCCAGCTCCAGCAGGTCTTCCCGGCTCATCGTCTCCAGGGTGGACAGGCCCAGCGGCGGAGGCGGCGGCGGCGGGGCGGGGGGCTCCGGGCGGACTTCCACCGGTTCGATGCTGTTGATGGGATCGATTTCGGACATGGAACTCTCCTAAAATTACTGGTTCGAAGCGCCGCTTGTTTTCCAGTCGGCTAAAAACCGTTCGATGCCGATATCGGTCAGCGGGTGCTTCAGCATCTGTTCAAGTACTTTATAAGGTATGGTGGCGATATGGGCGCCCATCCTGGCCGCCTGGACGCAGTGCAGCGGGTGGCGGATGGAGGCGGCGATGACCTCGGTTTTAAACTCATAGTTGCTGTAAATATCGAGGATATCCTTGACCAGCGCCATGCCGTCATGGCCGATGTCGTCCAACCGGCCGACGAACGGGCTGACGAAGGCGGCGCCGGCGTGGGCGGCCAGCAGCGCCTGGTTGGCGGAGAAGCACAGCGTCATATTGACCCGAATGCCGCTGTCAGCCAGTTCACGCGTCGCCTGGAGGCCTTCCGCCGAGGTCGGCAGTTTGACCACCACGTTCTCCGGCGCCCACTTGAAAAAGCGTTTGCCATCGGCCGCCATCTGGGCGGCGGTGTCGCTGACCACTTCGACGGAGATGGGAGCGCCGGCGGGGATGATCGCGGCGATCTGGCGCACCACCGACTGGTAATCCTTGTGGCCTTCTTTGGCAACGAGCGACGGGTTGGTGGTCACGCCGTGCACCACACCCATGGCGGCGCCTTTTCTGATTTCGGCGATGTTGGCGGTATCGAGGAACAGCTTCATTGAAAACTCCTGCTGAAATTAAAAAGTAATACGGCGCGGTCTAAATTTCTATTCGGCTGCAAGCGGCAGCGCCGCCTGCGACCCCTCCCGCAGCACGTCTTTGGCGGCGCCGATGAAGTCCCGGAACAGCGGCTGCGGCTTGCCGGGCCGCGAGGTGAACTCCGGGTGGAACTGGCAGGCCACCATCCACGGGTGATCGGCCAGTTCGCAAACTTCCACCAGCTTGCGGTCCGGCGACAGGCCGGAGAAGACCATGCCGGCGGCGCGGTAGCTGTCGAGGTAGCGGTTGTTGAACTCGAAGCGGTGGCGGTGACGTTCATAGACGAGCTCTTTGCCGTAGGCCGCGGCGGCTTTAGTACCGGGCACTACCTGGCACGGCCAGTTGCCGAGTCTCATGGTGCCGCCCTTGCCGCAAACCACCTTCTGTTCCGGCATGATGTCGATGACCGGGTGAGCGGTACCGGCGTCGAACTCGGTGGAGTTGGCTCGGGCGGCCGACAGCACGTGGCGGCCGAACTCGATGACCATGATCTGCAGGCCCAGGCACAGGCCGAAGTAGGGCACTTTATGAACGCGGGCGTACTTGGCGGCCTTGATCATGCCTTCGATGCCGCGGTCGCCGAAGCCGCCGGGGACGATAATGCCCTGGGCATGCTCCAGCAGCTTTTCGCCGCCGGGGCGCTCCAGGTCTTCCGACTGCACCCAGTCAATCTGGAGCTTGCGGCCGTGATGCATGGCGGCGTGGGTGAGCGCTTCCCGCACCGAGTAATAGGCGTCTTTCAGTTCGACGTATTTGCCGACCAGGGCGATGCGGACGGTGTCGCAGGCGCCGCTGAAGCAGGATACCATTTCCCGCCACGAGTCGAGCTGCGGCGGGTGGGCTTTCAGATCCAATTTGCGGACCATGAAGTCGCCCAGGCCTTCGGATTCCAGCACCAGGGGTACTTCATAGATGGAATTGACCGTCGGGCAGAAGATGACCGCTTCGCGGTCAACGTCGCAGAAGAGCGAGATTTTGTCGCGGATGGCTTCGGGGATGGAAATATCAGAGCGGCAGACGATAACGTCCGGCTGAATGCCGATGCGCCGCAGTTCGTTGACGCTGTGCTGGGTCGGTTTGGTCTTGAGCTCCTGGGTAGGTCCTATATAAGGAAGAAGGGTCACATGGACGTACAGCACGTTGTCGCGGCCGACGTCCTTGCGCATCTGGCGGATCGCCTCAAGGAAGGGCTGGCCTTCGATATCGCCGACGGTTCCGCCGACCTCGATAAGGAGTACGTCAGCTTTGGATTTATCCGCCAGTTTGCGGAAGCGGTCTTTGATCTCGCCGGTCAAATGGGGCACCACCTGGATGGTGCCGCCCAGAAAATCGCCGCGCCGTTCTTTGGCGATGACGGCTGAGTACACCTGGCCTGAGGTGGTGTTGGATTCCGCGGTCAGGTCAATATCGATGAACCGTTCATAGTTGCCCAGATCGAGATCGGTTTCCGCGCCGTCGCCGGTGACAAAAACCTCGCCGTGCTGGTAGGGGGACATGGTGCCGGGGTCGACGTTTAAGTATGGATCCAGCTTCTGGACGGAGACGGAAATACCGCGGCTCTTAAGAACGGTGCCGATGCTGGCGACGGTGATGCCCTTGCCGACCGAGCTGACCACGCCGCCGGTAACAAAGATGTATTTAGTCATCCAAAAGCATGCTCGAATTTATGAATGGGATTTGGTGTGTCATGCGGAATAGCTGCGGGGCGGACTCGTTCAAGCCCGTGCCGTATTATAGATTCAGGGATTTGGGTTGTCAACACCTTTGCGGAAGCGGTCATGCCTGCTTAGAAAAACTTAGCCGGCAGCCGCTTCCCAGGGCTGCCGGCTCTCAATACTGACAACGCCTTACCCGGCCGGGTCAGCTTTAGCGTTGCGGCGCTTTTTGGGGCTGACTTTAACCGGGGGAGCTTCATCGCTCTTGGGTTTGAAGGTCAGGCCGTCGGCTTCAACGTCGACGATGACGGTGGAACCTTCTTTGAAGTCGCCCTTCAGAATGCGCGTCGCCAGCGGGTTCTCGACATGTTTTTCAATGGCGCGGCGCAGCGGCCGGGCGCCGTAAACCGGGTCGTACCCCACTTTCGCCAGCCATCCTTTTGCCGACTCGGTGATCTCCAGCCCGATTTCCAGGTCTTCCAGCCTCTGTTCGACTTCCCGGGCCATCAGGTCAACGATATGCCGCAACTGCTCCTGGCCAAGTTCGTGGAAGACGATGATCTCATCGACCCGGTTCAAAAACTCCGGCCTGAACGCCTTGCGCACTTCGGCCATGACCTTGTCACGCATGCGGTCATAGTTTTCTCTGCCGTCGCCGCCGGCGGCGGTGACAAAGCCGAGTTTAGATTCCCGCCGGATAGTTTCAACGCCGGCGTTGCTCGTCATGATCACCACGGTGTTCTTAAAGTCAACCGTTCGGCCGTGGCCGTCGGTCAGGCGGCCGTCGTCCAGCAGCTGCAGCAGGGCGTTGAAGACTTCCGGGTGGGCTTTCTCAATTTCATCCAGCAGGATGACCCGGTAAGGCCGCTTTCTAACCGCCTCGGTAAGCTGGCCGCCCTCTTCGAAGCCGATATAGCCGGGCGGGGCGCCGATCATGCGCGACACGGTATGCCGCTCCTGGTATTCCGACATGTCGATGCGGACCATGGCCGTGTCGTCACCGAACAGGAACCAGGCCAGCGAACGCGCCAGTTCGGTCTTGCCGACGCCGGTCGGCCCCAGGAAAAGGAAACTGCCGATGGGGCGGCGCGGATCTTTGAGGCCAGCCCGGGAGCGGCGGATGGCCTCGGAGATGGCGACCACGGCTTCGTTCTGGTCAACGAACCTTTCGTGAATGCGGTCTTCCATGTGCACCAGCTTCTGGGCTTCCGCCTCCAGCATCTGGGACACCGGGATGCCGGTGGCGGCGGCGATAAGGCCGGCGATATGTTCGGCGCTGACTTCCCCGGATATCTTTTCTCTGGCGACCCAGGCTTCTCGTTCTTTTTTATATTCGTCGTCAAGGCGAAGCCGCTCGCTCCGGGCATTGGCGGCGGCGGGGTAATCATTACGCTGGGAGGCGGCTTCTTCCTCTGACTGCAGCTGCTGCACTTTGTTCTCCAGTTCGCGGATAGCCGGAGGGGTGCTCTCCAGATCCAATCGCAGCTTGGAGGCAGCTTCATCAATCAGGTCTATGGCCTTGTCAGGCAGATGCCGGTCGGTGACATAACGCTGGGATAAACGGACCGCGGCATCCAGCGCTTCGTCGGAGATTTTGATTTTATGGTGAGCTTCGTACCGGGGCCTCAAACCTTTGAGAATTTCGATAGCGTCTTCGATGCCGGGTTCGTCAACGAACACCGGCTGCAGGCGCCGCTCCAGAGCTTTGTCTTTTTCAATATATTTGCGGTAATCATCCGAGGTGGTAGCGCCGATAACCTGCAGCTCGCCCCGGGCCAGCGCCGGTTTCAGCATATTGCTGGCATCGAGGGCCCCCTCAGTCGCCCCGGCGCCGACCAGGGTGTGTATCTCATCGATGAAGAGGATAATCTCACCCTGAGATGAGCGGGCTTCGTCCATCACCGCCTTCAGCCGTTCTTCAAATTCACCCCGGAATTTGGCTCCGGCCAATAGCGCGCCCATATCAAGGGCGACAACCCTGCGCCCTTTCAACGACGAGGGAACGTCTCCGGAGACGATTTTCAGGGCAACGCCCTCGGCTATCGCGGTTTTACCGACGCCGGCTTCACCGACGATGACAGGATTATTTTTGGTCCGCCGGGTGATGATCTGCATCACCCGCCTGATTTCCGCCTCCCGGCCGATCACGGGATCCAGCCTGCCCTGTTCGGCCATCTCATTCAGATCACGCGAATATTTAGCCAACGAACGGTATTTACTCTCGGCCCGGGCGTCGGTCACCCGGTGGCTGCCGCGAATCTTCTGCAGCGCGATATAAACCTTCTCTTTATCGATGCCGAAGCTTCTCAGAATAGCCGCCGAAACGCCTTTCGCCTCGCTGGCGATAGCGATGAATATATGCTCGGTCCCAATGAATTCATCCTTCAGTCGCTGTGCCTCCTGAGAAGCCTCCAGCCCAACCTGCTGGATCCGCGGCGTGGGATAGATCTGCTGGGCGTCGTAGCCCAGTTTGGGAACCTTGGACAGCACGGCATCAACCTCGGTTTTTATGGCGTCAGCATCGGCGCCGAGTTCTTTGATTATCTCTCCGACCAGGCCTTTCTCCTGCCCGAGCAACGCCAGCAGCAGATGTTCGACATCCCACTGGTTATGCTGGTACTGGCGAACCAGCTGTTGCGAGGAAGCGACTGCCTCCTGCGCCTGTTCGGTGAATTTTTCCTGTCGCATTATAAATTCCCTTCTTGAAGCCGAGTGAGTTGGGCGCGCAGCTTCTCGTTTTCCTTGATCAGATCGTTCATTTTCAACAGCATGTTGGTGATCACTTCTACTCCGGCCAGGTTCACGCCAAGGTCTTCCATTAAACTCCGTACCCGGCGCAGGGTCTCAATATCGCTCTCGGAGTAGAGGCGGATGTTGCCGGATGAACGCTGCGGCTTCACCAGCCCGGAGCGCTCATAGTAGCGTAGTGTATGAGTCTTAACGCCGATAAGTTCGGCGGCGACGTGAATGACGTAGCGCGGGCGGTATCTTTCTTCGTTCAATCTTTTCCTCCCCCGGATCAGTCAGAGGCGCTTAATTTCGACAGTTCAGTGAATAGTTCTTTTTCTCGGCCTGTCAAATTTGTAGGCAGAACAACATTTACCCGGGCGATCAGGTCGCCGTAGCCTGTCCGGCCAAGATGCGGCATACCCTGCCCGGCAAGCTTAATTGTCCGGCCATTTTGAGTCCCGGGCGGAATCTTCAAAGCCAGATTTTTTCCTTTTATGGTGGGCACGTGGATCTCGCCGCCCAGTATCGCGGTATAGAGCGGAAGATCAACAGTGACGTGAAGGTCATCTTCCTTGCGCTCGAATCGGCTGTGCGGCGTCACCTTAACCACTAAATACAAATCGCCCCGGGGCCCGCCCCCGGAACCCTCTCCGCCTTTTCCGGCCAGACGCACTTTAGAGCCGGTGGTTACGCCGGCTGGAATTTTAATTTCCAGCTTCTCGGCTTTGGCCCCCTGCATCGCCAGAGTACGCTGGGTGCCGTGGTAGGCTTCTTCCAGCGTTACCTCAACCTCGTAATCAACGTCTTCGCCCCGGCGCGGCCGGCGGCGGCCGCCCCCGCCCCGGAGAATCTGCTCAAAAATATCCCCGACATCGTCGCCGGGATAAGAGCCGGTGAACGGGCCGCCTGAAGTACGATATTCAAACCCCCCGAACGGATTTTGGGTTCCCTCGTACTGGTGAAAGCCGGCGCTGGCCTTCTCATAAGCTTCGGCATGCTGCCAGTTCTCACCGTATTTATCATACTTCGCGCGTTTTTCTTTGTCCGATAATACCTCGTGAGCCTCGTTGATCTCTTTGAACTTGGCTTCAGCGGCTTTATCGCCCGGATTTACGTCCGGATGATATTTTCGGGCCAGCTTGCGAAAGGCTTTTTTTATCTCGTCGGCGGTGGCTGCCCGCCCGATGCCGAGGGTGCCGTAATAGTCTTTAGCGGCCATAAGCCCTCTTTTCAACGATTATCAATGATTCATTGTACCAGCAGTCTAGCTTTTTTGTCCAGCAGGTATCATCTTTCTTAATACTCATTTATCAATTAGGTCTTCTCGGACAAGAGTCACCATTTTCTATCAGCAACTTATCCGGGAACTCAAAGCCGCCGGCATCGCCAGGCGCGGAAGGTCTGCCGTCTTGGCCGCCAGTTTGTGAATTGCGGCCTGTGGCTGTTGATGCTATCATTTCGGCATCATTCCAAGGAGAAATTCCATCAAACAGGACGCTTACGCCGCCGCCGGCGTATCCATCGACGCCGCGGTCCAGGCCAAAGAACGGATCAAGGAACTGGCTAAGGCCACCTTCACCCCGGGGGTGTTGGGTGGCCCGGGGTTTTTCGGCGGTATGTTCGAATTGCCGTCAGGCTTTAATAAACCGGTGCTTGTCTCCAGTTGCGATGGCGTCGGCACCAAGCTGAAGATCGCCGCGGCGATGGGCAAACATGACACGGTGGGTATCGATATCGTCAACCACAGCGTCGACGATATCCTGACCTGCGGCGCCGAGCCGCTGTTTTTCCTCGACTATATCGCCATGGGCAAGCTCGACCCGGTGATAGTGGCCGACGTTGTCAAAGGCCTGTCCATGGCATGTCAAGAGGTTTCCTGCGCCCTCGTCGGCGGCGAGACGGCTGAAATGCCCGGGCTGTACCACGGCAACGACTACGACCTGGCCGGCTTCATCGTCGGCATCGTCGAGAAGGACCGCATCCTTCACGGCCGCTCGATCAGACCCGGCGATGCCGTCCTGGGTTTGCCGTCAACGGGGCTGCATACCAACGGCTATTCTCTGGCCAGGAACGTCCTGGGTGAATCACCTTCGGCGATGGCTGCCCGCTACTCCACTCTGGACACCCCGGTCGGCGAGGCGCTGCTCAAGCCCCACCGCTCTTACCTGGCTGATTTGAAGCCGGTGCTTGGGGATGTCAAGGGGTTAGCCCACATTACCGGCGGCGGCTTTACCGACAACATCCCCCGCACCCTGCCGCCGGGCACCGCCGTCCGTATTAGCAAGGGCGCCTGGGAAGTGCTGCCGATTTTTGAACTCATACAGAAGATCGGCGGCGTGGCCGAAGCCGAGATGTACCGGGTGTTCAACATGGGCATCGGCATGGTCGTCTTCGCCGACCCGTCGAAGGTTGCCGCGCTTATGCAGTCCATGCCGGAGGCTAAGATTATCGGCGAAGTCGCCGCCGACACCGGCGGCGGCCGGGTCATCCTCGAATAGCCAGGTCATTATTGCCTCGACAAGCACAGAATAATATCCAGGAGGACACAGATGCGGGCAATCCTCTCCGTTTCCGATAAAACCGGCCTTGAGGCTTTCGCTGTTGAACTGGGCAAACTGGGTTGGGAGATTTTCTCCACCGGCGGCACCAAGAAATCCTTAACCCAGGCCGGAGTGCCGGTACACGCAATCTCGGACATCACCGGCTTCCCGGAAATCCTCGACGGCCGGGTCAAGACGCTGCATCCCATGGTCCACGGCGGCATCCTGGCCCGCCGCGACAAGGCAGACCATATGTCTCAACTGTCGGAGAACAAGATAACCCCGATCGATATGGTGGTAGTCAACCTTTATCCCTTTGTCCAGACCGTGTCCAGGGCGGGCGTGTCGCTGGAGGAGGCTCTGGAGAACATCGACATCGGCGGACCCGCTATGATCCGGGCATCGGCCAAGAATTACCCGGGTGTCATCATCGTCACCGATCCCGCCGACTACCCGCTCCTCATCGAGAAATTGCGGGGCGGCGGCTTATCCCCGGATGAGCGGAAGCGCCTTGCCCAGAAAGCTTTCCAGCATACCGCGATGTACGATACTGCCATCGCCCAGTACCTGTGGCAGGGCAGCGCAGGCTTCCCGGACAACATGACTTTAGCCCTTAAAAAGCGCTATAACCTGCGCTACGGCGAGAACCCTCACCAGGCTGCCGCTTTCTACGCCGAGCATCGCGTCGGCGCCGGGCAGAATTCCGGCATCACCTGGGCGGAGCAGCTGTGGGGCAAGGAATTATCATTCAACAACATCCTGGACGCCGACGCCGCCTGGGCGACGGCCACCGATTTCGAAGCGCCGACAGTGGCCATTGTCAAACATACCAACCCCTGCGGCCTGGCCAGCCGGGATGACGTTGCCGAGGCTTATCAGCGAGCTTTTGAAGGCGACCCGGTATCAGCCTATGGCGGCATTGTGGCAGTCAACCGGACACTTACCGCCGGGATGGCCGAGGCAATGCGCGGCACCTTCTACGAAATCTCGATCGCCCCGGATTACGAAGAAGCGGCGCTGGTAATCCTCAGGAAACGCAAAGACCTGCGCATCTTGAAGGCAAGGCTGCCGGCGGCAGAGACGCAGCCGGCGCTCAATTACCGCCATGTTAAGGGTGGATTGCTGGTACAGCAGGCTGACGCCCTGCCGGAAGACCAGATTACCCTGAAGCCGGTGACCAGGCGCCAACCGACTAAAGAAGAATACGAGGACCTGCGCTTTGCCTTCAGGGCAGTGAAGCACATCAAGTCCAACGCTATCGTCCTGGTTAAGGATAAAATGCTTTTGGGCATGGGCGCCGGACAGCCCAACCGGGTGACCAGCGTGGACATCGCTGTCAAGCGGGCCGGCGAGAAGGCTAAGGGCAGCGTCATGGCCTCCGACGCCATGTTCCCTTTCAACGATTCGGTGCTCCAGGCTGCGGCGGCCGGTATTGCTGCCATCGTCCAGCCCGGCGGTTCTATCCGTGACGAGGACTCCATCAAAGCGGCGGATGAGAACGGCATCGCGATGGTCGTCACCGGCGTCAGACATTTCCTGCATTAAACTACGATACGGGCTCGTATGACCGGACCAGGCTAATATTCTGGGCGGCGGAAGGCGGCACCGATGGCTGATATCAGGGAGATCCAAAACTCGGCTTGGTCGAAATTCCGCCCGTCTGAAGCCGTCCTGCGGGGCGATTCAGCCGATGTCTACTTCCATCGCACCATCCACATCCTGGAAAAAGAAGGTCTCAACCCTATTTCCGTCATGGAGGTCTTTCCCAACGGCGGCGGCATTATCTGCGGCATGGACGAGGCGCTGGCTTTGCTTGATCGGGTGCTGCCCGCGAATAACCGTGAAGTCTGGGCCCTCCAGGACGGAAACGCCGTGATCTCGAAAGAGGTCGCTCTGCGTATCAAAGCGCCTTACCTCAGGTTCGGACTATACGAAACGGCCATTTGCGGCATTCTGGCAGCATCGACCGGTTGGGCAACGGCGGCCCGGGAGTGCGCCCAGGCCGCCGGAGAAATCCCCTGTATCAGCTTCGGGGCGCGGCACGTCCACCCGTTCGTTTCCGGGCGCATGGACTACGCGGCGATGGTTGGCGGCTGTAAGGGCTGCTCCAGCGTCGAGGGGGCGCGCCTGGCTGATATCGAACCATCCGGAACCATGCCCCACGCCTTAATCATCGTCATGGGCGACACGGTCAAAGCCACGCTGGCTTTCGATAAGCACATCGACTCGGGCGTGTCCAGGGTGTCGCTGGTCGATACATTCAAGGATGAAGCCGAGGAGAGCCTGCGGGTGGCGGCAGCCCTGGGCAATAAACTCAAGGCGGTGCGTCTCGACACGCCGGTCGAGCGCGGCCGGGTCACCGCTGAACTGGTTAAGGAGGTCCGCGCCCGGCTTGACCAGGCTGGACATTCTCACGTCGACGTCTTTGTCAGCGGCGGAATCACCCCGGACCGCATCAGGTATTTTGTCGAGGGCGGGGCACCGGTGGCTGGTTTCGGTATCGGCAGCTATATTTCCGGGGCAAAACCCATTGACTATACCGCTGACCTGCATGAGGTTGACGGAAAACCCATTGCCAAACGCGGCAGGATACCTGGGATCACCGAGAATCCACGCCTGCAACGTGTTATGTAAACTCGCCTGGCCCGAAGCTCAACCGGGTTTGACATTGTCCTGCGCCCGGCTAACGACCTGGGTAATCCTCAAGCGCCTGGTACCCTCGGTCCGGGCATTTTCGACCCAGCGGATATACATATTGCGGGAATTGTTTGGTAAGCTCAAGAAATTGAGGGCCGCGGTCTTGTCTGATTCCAGGGCTTGTCGAAGATCTTCAGGGATAACCAGAACCGCCCGGTTGGAATAAGCGCTGTCCCAATTTCCATTGGCCCTGGCTGTTTCGACTGCGGCCATCCCCGCCTGCGCCATCTTGCCCTGCCTGATCAGGCCGCTGGCGATGTCTTTGTTTCTTTGAGACCAAACACTGTTTAACTTTCTTGGAGTATAGCGCAGCATGAAACGGTCGTCGCCCAGGCTCTTCATTTTGCCATCGATCCAACCGTAGGCGATGGCTGCTCTAAGGGCTTCACCATATCGGAGCCCGGGGAGCGGACTCTTAACCTTGTAATGGACCACCCAGGCTTCTCCAGCCTTATCATGGTTGGCGGCCAGCCATGATTTCCATCCAGCGGCATCGGCAAACACCAGAGGTTCGATGTTCGGCACAGGAATATTATACAGGGAATGTCGAGTTTGCTCCGGCGGACTAAAATATTCTTTGACTTTTCTGATTCTTCTGATTATACTGATTGTTGATAACTGGAGTTGGAGATGACAAAAGCTTTAAAAAGAAGCTGTTGCGAGACCGGCGAATGTTACAGTGTTGAGGCCGTTGTTTCAATCGATGGGCGCGGCCAGGTGGTCTTGCCCAAGGGAATCCGCGACGGGCTTGGGCTGGCCGCCGGGGACAAATTAGCTCTGGTGACTCTAGCCCGGGAAGGCAGGCCATGCTGCCTGATGGTAATGAAAGCCGACCGGCTGGCTAGAGGCGCTCGTGAATTCTTAAGTCCGATAATAAATGAGATTTGAAAAGGAGCCTTTGATGAAAGACACCGAGATCAAGAATTACGTCAAAGAACGCTACGGCGGCATCGCCCGCAGCGGCGGCGGCTGCGGCTGTGGGACAGGTTGTTGCGGCGACCCTTCCCCGGACCTCATTTCCCGGGCGATCGGGTATTCCGACGAGGATCTGTCGGCGGTGCCCGAAGGTGCCAACCTCGGCTTGGGTTGCGGCAATCCCACCGCCATCGCCGCTTTGAAACCTGGGGAGACGGTGCTGGATCTGGGGTCCGGTGCCGGCTTCGATGCCTTCCTGGCGGCTCGGCAGGTAGGCCCGGCCGGCAAGGTTATCGGTGTAGACA
This window contains:
- the rho gene encoding transcription termination factor Rho yields the protein MSREDLLELAKRMKLTGVTGAKKQEIVLRLLQASTEQQGNIFCSGILEIMPDGYGFLRQASLLPSNSDIYISQSQIRRFGLRTGDMIIGQSRHAKPGEKYYSLLRVEAINDLNPDVAKQRPHFGSLTPTFPDKMINLEIEPLQLSTRLINLIAPIGRGQRGMIVSPPKAGKTMLLKNIANAATGNYNDIHLMVVLIGERPEEVTDMRRSVKGEVMAATFDEAVENQTRVAELALERAKRMVESGKDVLILLDGITRLTRAYNLAMPPSGRTLSGGLDPVALHPAKKFFGAARNTAEGGSLTIIATCLVDTGSRMDDLIYEEFKGTGNMELHLDRRLAERRIFPAFDIPRSGTRREELLMSDTTFRQVQLLRRMVALIADDATHFAEVTERVLDKLKKSRNNVEFLDNLQRGKE
- the fsa gene encoding fructose-6-phosphate aldolase — its product is MKLFLDTANIAEIRKGAAMGVVHGVTTNPSLVAKEGHKDYQSVVRQIAAIIPAGAPISVEVVSDTAAQMAADGKRFFKWAPENVVVKLPTSAEGLQATRELADSGIRVNMTLCFSANQALLAAHAGAAFVSPFVGRLDDIGHDGMALVKDILDIYSNYEFKTEVIAASIRHPLHCVQAARMGAHIATIPYKVLEQMLKHPLTDIGIERFLADWKTSGASNQ
- a CDS encoding CTP synthase; translated protein: MTKYIFVTGGVVSSVGKGITVASIGTVLKSRGISVSVQKLDPYLNVDPGTMSPYQHGEVFVTGDGAETDLDLGNYERFIDIDLTAESNTTSGQVYSAVIAKERRGDFLGGTIQVVPHLTGEIKDRFRKLADKSKADVLLIEVGGTVGDIEGQPFLEAIRQMRKDVGRDNVLYVHVTLLPYIGPTQELKTKPTQHSVNELRRIGIQPDVIVCRSDISIPEAIRDKISLFCDVDREAVIFCPTVNSIYEVPLVLESEGLGDFMVRKLDLKAHPPQLDSWREMVSCFSGACDTVRIALVGKYVELKDAYYSVREALTHAAMHHGRKLQIDWVQSEDLERPGGEKLLEHAQGIIVPGGFGDRGIEGMIKAAKYARVHKVPYFGLCLGLQIMVIEFGRHVLSAARANSTEFDAGTAHPVIDIMPEQKVVCGKGGTMRLGNWPCQVVPGTKAAAAYGKELVYERHRHRFEFNNRYLDSYRAAGMVFSGLSPDRKLVEVCELADHPWMVACQFHPEFTSRPGKPQPLFRDFIGAAKDVLREGSQAALPLAAE
- a CDS encoding ATP-dependent Clp protease ATP-binding subunit encodes the protein MRQEKFTEQAQEAVASSQQLVRQYQHNQWDVEHLLLALLGQEKGLVGEIIKELGADADAIKTEVDAVLSKVPKLGYDAQQIYPTPRIQQVGLEASQEAQRLKDEFIGTEHIFIAIASEAKGVSAAILRSFGIDKEKVYIALQKIRGSHRVTDARAESKYRSLAKYSRDLNEMAEQGRLDPVIGREAEIRRVMQIITRRTKNNPVIVGEAGVGKTAIAEGVALKIVSGDVPSSLKGRRVVALDMGALLAGAKFRGEFEERLKAVMDEARSSQGEIILFIDEIHTLVGAGATEGALDASNMLKPALARGELQVIGATTSDDYRKYIEKDKALERRLQPVFVDEPGIEDAIEILKGLRPRYEAHHKIKISDEALDAAVRLSQRYVTDRHLPDKAIDLIDEAASKLRLDLESTPPAIRELENKVQQLQSEEEAASQRNDYPAAANARSERLRLDDEYKKEREAWVAREKISGEVSAEHIAGLIAAATGIPVSQMLEAEAQKLVHMEDRIHERFVDQNEAVVAISEAIRRSRAGLKDPRRPIGSFLFLGPTGVGKTELARSLAWFLFGDDTAMVRIDMSEYQERHTVSRMIGAPPGYIGFEEGGQLTEAVRKRPYRVILLDEIEKAHPEVFNALLQLLDDGRLTDGHGRTVDFKNTVVIMTSNAGVETIRRESKLGFVTAAGGDGRENYDRMRDKVMAEVRKAFRPEFLNRVDEIIVFHELGQEQLRHIVDLMAREVEQRLEDLEIGLEITESAKGWLAKVGYDPVYGARPLRRAIEKHVENPLATRILKGDFKEGSTVIVDVEADGLTFKPKSDEAPPVKVSPKKRRNAKADPAG
- a CDS encoding MerR family transcriptional regulator, encoding MNEERYRPRYVIHVAAELIGVKTHTLRYYERSGLVKPQRSSGNIRLYSESDIETLRRVRSLMEDLGVNLAGVEVITNMLLKMNDLIKENEKLRAQLTRLQEGNL
- a CDS encoding DnaJ C-terminal domain-containing protein; amino-acid sequence: MAAKDYYGTLGIGRAATADEIKKAFRKLARKYHPDVNPGDKAAEAKFKEINEAHEVLSDKEKRAKYDKYGENWQHAEAYEKASAGFHQYEGTQNPFGGFEYRTSGGPFTGSYPGDDVGDIFEQILRGGGGRRRPRRGEDVDYEVEVTLEEAYHGTQRTLAMQGAKAEKLEIKIPAGVTTGSKVRLAGKGGEGSGGGPRGDLYLVVKVTPHSRFERKEDDLHVTVDLPLYTAILGGEIHVPTIKGKNLALKIPPGTQNGRTIKLAGQGMPHLGRTGYGDLIARVNVVLPTNLTGREKELFTELSKLSASD